In Streptomyces sp. NBC_00483, a single window of DNA contains:
- a CDS encoding VWA domain-containing protein, which produces MGNTSRGRLTFTVEVDAPEDLAVDAARADALLTVRARPAGEARDGPGDEKAGHGPRHAEVLIMDRSQSMAASGKLDEAKKAVSAAIDTLRDGTLLGIVAGDHEATVIYPPPGRPLAPVDQHVRQHAKHQVAAQVAQGGTRIGRWLTLTRDLFDTSTGSDTVCHAVLYTDGKNEHETPEQLANAVRGCADRFTCDARGLGEHWHRTAIRTVTEGLHGSAAAVLDIPDLTEDFVRLMQDAQQLVIPRMYLALSLTDRFDLGFVRQTRPVQVDLTDQRQERGAEIHIPLGAWAAGAHQYHVSVHFEPESLPLNHRVQAATMTLRTEPAAGQADRPTCTDERVLVVKRRSNKAFAIPVSANLTRVEAERELRFAMQDCADAHERGDSALADAKLRQALALAEQLGDTRRLRLLHAMAQDGPDGKPVVRTGVSNGQIQRIGLDATHTGPVPDDPVDADTGPRRDTGVCPNCQGPLVAPDAKFCEPCGARIGPEGAG; this is translated from the coding sequence ATGGGGAATACATCGCGTGGCCGGTTGACCTTCACGGTGGAGGTGGACGCGCCGGAAGACCTGGCCGTCGACGCGGCCCGCGCCGACGCGCTGCTCACCGTACGCGCCCGCCCCGCCGGCGAGGCCCGGGACGGCCCGGGGGACGAGAAGGCGGGGCACGGTCCGCGGCACGCCGAGGTCCTCATCATGGACCGCTCCCAGTCGATGGCCGCGAGCGGCAAGCTGGACGAGGCCAAGAAGGCCGTGTCGGCCGCGATCGACACCCTGCGGGACGGCACCCTGCTCGGAATCGTCGCGGGCGACCACGAAGCCACGGTGATCTACCCGCCTCCCGGTCGCCCCCTCGCACCGGTCGACCAGCACGTGCGACAGCACGCGAAACACCAGGTCGCCGCCCAAGTCGCCCAGGGCGGTACGCGGATCGGCCGCTGGCTCACCCTCACCCGGGACCTCTTCGACACGTCGACGGGCTCGGACACCGTCTGCCACGCCGTCCTCTACACGGACGGCAAGAACGAGCACGAGACCCCGGAGCAGCTCGCGAACGCGGTGCGCGGCTGCGCCGACCGATTCACCTGCGACGCCCGCGGCCTCGGCGAGCACTGGCACCGCACCGCGATCCGCACGGTCACCGAGGGCCTGCACGGAAGCGCGGCCGCGGTGCTCGACATCCCCGACCTCACCGAGGACTTCGTCCGTCTCATGCAGGATGCCCAGCAGCTGGTCATACCGAGGATGTACCTCGCCCTGAGCCTCACCGACCGGTTCGACCTGGGTTTCGTGCGCCAGACCCGCCCCGTCCAGGTCGACCTGACGGACCAGCGCCAGGAGCGCGGGGCCGAGATCCACATCCCGCTCGGCGCCTGGGCCGCGGGGGCACACCAGTACCACGTGTCCGTGCACTTCGAGCCCGAGAGCCTCCCCTTGAACCATCGGGTGCAGGCCGCCACCATGACTCTGCGGACCGAACCCGCGGCGGGGCAGGCCGACCGGCCCACGTGCACCGACGAGCGCGTTCTGGTCGTGAAACGCCGGTCGAACAAGGCGTTCGCGATCCCGGTCTCCGCCAACCTCACCCGCGTGGAGGCCGAACGCGAACTCCGCTTCGCGATGCAGGACTGCGCCGACGCGCACGAGCGAGGGGACAGCGCGCTCGCCGACGCGAAGTTGCGGCAGGCGCTCGCTCTCGCCGAACAGCTCGGCGACACCCGCCGGTTGCGCCTCCTTCACGCCATGGCGCAGGACGGTCCCGACGGGAAGCCCGTCGTGCGGACCGGTGTCTCGAACGGGCAGATTCAGCGGATCGGCCTGGACGCGACGCATACCGGCCCCGTGCCCGACGACCCCGTCGACGCCGACACCGGACCCCGCCGCGACACCGGCGTCTGCCCGAACTGTCAGGGACCGCTCGTCGCGCCCGACGCGAAGTTCTGCGAACCGTGCGGCGCCAGGATCGGTCCCGAGGGGGCAGGTTGA
- a CDS encoding tetratricopeptide repeat protein — MRECNRPECGEGTINEHGFCTVCALEPLPRERMGPPAVAPPPRVGVRRVRPDPWYGLALVDDPQLHRGATTTRPTDAGTLNESHRFCANPGCGKPVGRGRDGQAGLTAGFCAYCGTRFDFTQIEGLVIADRYEVRQLLGQGSYGAAYLAYDRRLGIQVVVKQLRTSKSKWERDVLVDLRHDAIVRILGHEEEGEGEHRRSYLVLEYVPGSALSARPGDELADLLAHGLRILQALDYLHHRGLLHCDVKPLNIIRFQETTTARVQKNAPDLARDRVRLIDFGAVRTTDDTSPFVEYTPTYAPGPDDAEYTIGPTPGFDLYGLGESLRELCRAHLATPSAPGVQALTLLLQRATHDGGPDRRFTSARQFGEQLSGVLRQVAAASSAPRPVQRASALFGPVAPTLYGGLGAARPLAHWTGAVPLPHWTDRVPARPEPTDPPPTPHELRALLLPLPPPFSTPGAAAIAAALPKPVRDPDDRLVTEDVQHQLALCRSMLGAGEVEECAQALKNVPLPAGHWMRAWYAALLALTHDQVKEAIARFKDVRAALPGELVPHLALGLCFELARNPSSARARYATAFDTAPALGAAGFGLARVLHRTGETEAAARVVETLTHELPSEQEARIAQFRLGVARYEAGLDSGARLREQFTALDVDEADHASLGAELAHAQFVREGARLALSREIRTLARHAIGDQQARTLVDLANHLRPPPRWPWSPRRRTRAIEPGPQGDNSLRLSSSGQ; from the coding sequence ATGAGGGAGTGCAACCGTCCCGAATGCGGTGAAGGCACCATCAATGAGCACGGGTTCTGCACGGTGTGCGCCCTGGAGCCGCTCCCGCGCGAGCGCATGGGCCCGCCCGCCGTGGCGCCACCACCGCGCGTCGGTGTGCGCCGGGTGCGCCCCGACCCGTGGTACGGCCTCGCCCTGGTCGACGACCCCCAGCTGCACCGGGGGGCCACGACCACGCGGCCGACCGACGCGGGGACGCTCAACGAGTCGCACCGGTTCTGCGCGAACCCCGGCTGCGGGAAGCCCGTCGGACGCGGCCGGGACGGACAGGCCGGGCTCACCGCGGGCTTCTGCGCGTACTGCGGGACGCGCTTCGACTTCACGCAGATCGAAGGTCTCGTGATCGCGGACCGCTACGAGGTCAGGCAGCTGCTCGGACAGGGCTCCTACGGCGCCGCCTACCTCGCCTACGACCGCAGGCTCGGGATCCAGGTCGTCGTCAAGCAGTTGCGTACGTCCAAGTCGAAGTGGGAGCGCGACGTCCTGGTCGACCTCCGGCACGACGCCATCGTCCGCATCCTCGGCCACGAGGAGGAGGGCGAGGGCGAGCACCGCCGCAGCTATCTCGTCCTCGAGTACGTTCCCGGTTCCGCGCTCTCGGCACGTCCGGGGGACGAGCTCGCGGACCTGCTCGCGCACGGCCTGCGCATCCTGCAGGCCCTCGACTATCTGCACCACCGCGGGCTGCTGCACTGCGACGTGAAGCCGCTGAACATCATCCGCTTCCAGGAGACGACCACGGCACGCGTCCAGAAGAACGCCCCGGACCTCGCCCGTGACCGGGTGCGGCTCATCGACTTCGGGGCCGTGCGCACCACGGACGACACCTCACCGTTCGTCGAATACACGCCCACGTACGCACCCGGGCCGGACGACGCGGAGTACACGATCGGCCCGACCCCCGGATTCGATCTGTACGGGTTGGGCGAGTCACTTCGGGAACTGTGCCGGGCCCATCTGGCCACCCCTTCGGCCCCTGGCGTGCAGGCGCTCACGCTGCTGCTCCAGAGGGCCACCCACGACGGCGGGCCCGACCGGCGGTTCACCTCGGCCCGCCAGTTCGGCGAGCAACTCAGCGGTGTGCTGCGCCAGGTCGCCGCGGCGTCCTCGGCACCCCGCCCCGTCCAGCGGGCGTCCGCACTGTTCGGACCGGTCGCCCCGACGCTGTACGGGGGCCTCGGAGCGGCCCGGCCGCTCGCCCATTGGACCGGCGCCGTACCACTGCCCCATTGGACCGACAGGGTGCCCGCGCGGCCCGAGCCGACGGACCCGCCGCCCACACCGCACGAGTTACGCGCCCTGCTGCTGCCGCTGCCGCCACCGTTCTCGACACCGGGGGCGGCGGCGATCGCGGCTGCGCTGCCGAAGCCCGTACGGGACCCCGACGACCGACTGGTCACCGAGGACGTACAACACCAACTGGCGCTGTGCAGAAGCATGTTGGGTGCGGGCGAGGTCGAGGAGTGCGCGCAGGCACTGAAGAACGTACCGCTCCCCGCTGGGCACTGGATGCGAGCCTGGTACGCGGCACTGCTCGCCCTGACGCACGATCAGGTGAAGGAGGCGATCGCCCGCTTCAAGGACGTACGTGCCGCACTCCCTGGCGAACTCGTCCCCCACCTGGCACTCGGCCTGTGCTTCGAGCTCGCCCGCAACCCTTCTTCGGCGAGGGCGCGTTACGCCACCGCGTTCGACACCGCTCCGGCGCTCGGCGCCGCCGGCTTCGGCCTGGCCCGCGTCCTGCACAGGACCGGGGAGACGGAAGCCGCCGCCCGGGTCGTCGAGACACTGACGCATGAGCTTCCCTCCGAACAGGAGGCCCGGATCGCACAGTTCCGGCTCGGCGTCGCCCGTTACGAAGCGGGACTCGACAGCGGTGCGCGACTGCGCGAGCAGTTCACGGCCCTGGACGTGGACGAAGCGGACCACGCGAGCCTCGGCGCGGAACTGGCCCACGCCCAATTCGTCCGTGAAGGCGCCCGGTTGGCCCTGTCCAGGGAGATACGCACCCTGGCGCGGCACGCCATCGGCGACCAACAGGCCAGAACCCTGGTCGACTTGGCCAATCACCTCCGACCGCCGCCCCGATGGCCGTGGAGCCCGCGCCGTCGCACGCGAGCGATCGAGCCCGGACCCCAGGGCGATAACTCCCTGCGCCTCAGCAGTTCCGGACAGTGA
- a CDS encoding sarcosine oxidase subunit gamma, whose product MTADAPAPTPAHTPARISPLADWAPRLPSGLTARELPYLTQLTLRVTPGSAAATIIERYLGYTLPDACRAQLDTEVKALWLGPDEWLLVAPAGRAEELTAGLRSAIGEEFATVTDTSAQRTVLALAGPLLPEVLSQGCALDLAPGKADAGACHTTLLAQAGVTLVVREAGPRAVWLLVRSSFAGYLAAWLADACTEYAVEC is encoded by the coding sequence GTGACGGCTGACGCCCCCGCCCCCACGCCCGCGCACACCCCCGCACGCATCAGCCCGCTCGCCGACTGGGCCCCGCGGCTCCCCTCCGGCCTGACCGCCCGCGAACTCCCGTACCTGACCCAACTGACGCTCCGGGTGACACCGGGCAGCGCGGCGGCCACCATCATCGAGAGGTACCTCGGGTACACGCTGCCCGACGCCTGCCGCGCCCAACTGGACACCGAGGTCAAGGCGCTCTGGCTCGGCCCCGACGAATGGCTCCTGGTCGCACCCGCAGGTCGCGCCGAGGAGCTGACAGCCGGGCTGCGGTCGGCGATCGGCGAGGAGTTCGCCACCGTCACCGACACCTCCGCGCAGCGCACCGTCCTCGCCCTCGCGGGCCCCTTGCTGCCGGAGGTCCTGTCGCAGGGCTGCGCCCTGGATCTCGCGCCGGGCAAGGCCGACGCGGGCGCCTGCCACACCACGCTGCTCGCGCAGGCCGGTGTCACGCTCGTGGTGCGCGAAGCGGGCCCGCGGGCGGTCTGGCTGCTCGTCCGGTCGTCCTTCGCCGGGTACCTCGCGGCGTGGCTGGCCGACGCCTGCACCGAGTACGCCGTCGAATGCTGA
- a CDS encoding ABC transporter substrate-binding protein produces MTTSTFRHPRLACLFAVMGLVIALAGCGGPGPREGVTIMVPWTQPHEFQAFYGLVKDFERSTGIPVDVQVTRDLTQQLDASVQAGVPPDLAVLPSAAAVIRYADTTTANGGRLRSLDKTVDIADYQQPFRGLAQVHGVTYAVPVKVDVKSLVWYDEQASGAPGDDATWRSVTGQTDLTWCLGLESGPTSGWPGADWIADLLLSGAGADTYEQWVSGELPWTSKPVRRAWSDWAEAVGRKVLKGAGRRGFVAATGELAESSPTCRLAHGARSGLAPALQKDSRFTFAAPDAGRPIEVSGDFVGMFSAHNPGARRFVSYLAGAKAQQAWVNAAGSAAFSAHRKVTDYAHPVRQRIAGMLRSREHTLCFSAADAMSPDVAAAFFSTVLDYADGSEDPGTLLGNLQQVQEKLGGTGVPRQSICAIPT; encoded by the coding sequence ATGACGACATCGACCTTCCGACACCCGCGCCTGGCCTGCCTGTTCGCGGTCATGGGCCTCGTCATCGCGCTGGCGGGCTGCGGCGGTCCCGGCCCCCGCGAGGGCGTGACGATCATGGTTCCGTGGACCCAGCCGCACGAGTTCCAGGCCTTCTACGGCCTCGTCAAGGACTTCGAGCGCTCCACCGGCATCCCCGTCGACGTCCAGGTCACTCGGGACCTCACCCAGCAACTCGACGCCTCGGTGCAGGCCGGTGTCCCGCCGGACCTGGCGGTGCTGCCGAGCGCGGCCGCCGTGATCCGGTACGCGGACACGACCACGGCCAACGGCGGCCGGTTGCGGTCCCTGGACAAGACGGTCGACATCGCGGACTATCAGCAGCCGTTCCGCGGTCTGGCCCAGGTGCACGGCGTCACCTACGCGGTTCCGGTCAAGGTCGACGTCAAGAGCCTCGTCTGGTACGACGAGCAGGCATCGGGCGCACCGGGCGACGACGCGACATGGCGCTCCGTCACCGGGCAGACCGACCTCACCTGGTGCCTCGGCCTCGAATCGGGTCCGACGTCCGGGTGGCCGGGGGCCGACTGGATAGCGGACCTGCTGCTCTCGGGCGCGGGAGCGGACACCTACGAACAGTGGGTCTCCGGCGAGCTGCCCTGGACGTCCAAGCCGGTGCGGCGGGCCTGGTCGGACTGGGCCGAGGCCGTGGGCCGGAAGGTACTGAAGGGCGCGGGCCGACGGGGCTTCGTCGCGGCGACCGGAGAGCTGGCCGAGAGTTCGCCGACGTGCCGCCTGGCCCACGGCGCCCGCTCGGGCCTCGCCCCGGCCCTCCAGAAGGACTCCCGGTTCACGTTCGCCGCGCCCGATGCCGGCCGGCCCATCGAGGTGTCGGGCGACTTCGTCGGGATGTTCAGCGCGCACAACCCCGGCGCCCGCCGGTTCGTGAGCTACCTGGCGGGCGCGAAGGCCCAGCAGGCCTGGGTGAACGCGGCCGGCTCCGCCGCCTTCTCCGCGCACCGGAAGGTGACCGATTACGCCCATCCGGTGCGGCAGCGGATCGCCGGGATGCTGCGGTCACGGGAGCACACCTTGTGCTTCAGCGCGGCCGACGCGATGAGCCCCGACGTCGCTGCCGCGTTCTTTTCCACCGTCCTCGACTACGCGGACGGGAGCGAGGACCCGGGCACTCTGCTCGGCAACCTGCAGCAGGTCCAGGAGAAGTTGGGCGGGACCGGGGTGCCGCGGCAGAGCATCTGCGCCATCCCGACGTGA
- the purU gene encoding formyltetrahydrofolate deformylase has product MTTTRSARTDSDQYILTLNCPARPGIVHAVTAFLVGEGCDITEHQQFDDTDNDTVFLRTSFNAPAGTGPAHLEERFAATAETYAMDWRLRDAAATPRVLVMVSKFDHCLADLLYRWRSGTLDGDIALVVSNHPDLREQAEQAGVEFLHVPVTRDTKAGAEEQLLRLVDEHAIDLVVLARYMQILSDDLCKALEGRAINIHHSFLPSFAGAKPYHQAHARGVKLVGATAHYVTGDLDEGPIIEQEVIRVDHRQSARELVLVGRDAERVALARAVNWHCQNRVLLHGNRTVVFN; this is encoded by the coding sequence GTGACCACCACACGCAGCGCACGCACCGACAGCGATCAGTACATCCTGACCCTCAACTGCCCGGCCCGCCCCGGCATCGTGCACGCCGTCACCGCGTTCCTGGTCGGCGAGGGCTGCGACATCACCGAGCACCAGCAGTTCGACGACACCGACAACGACACCGTCTTCCTGCGGACGAGTTTCAACGCGCCCGCCGGGACAGGACCGGCCCACCTGGAGGAGCGCTTCGCCGCCACGGCCGAGACGTACGCGATGGACTGGCGGCTGCGCGACGCGGCGGCCACACCCCGGGTGCTCGTCATGGTGTCGAAGTTCGACCACTGCCTTGCCGACCTGCTGTACCGGTGGCGCAGCGGCACCCTCGACGGGGACATCGCCCTCGTCGTCTCCAACCATCCCGATCTGCGCGAACAGGCGGAGCAGGCGGGCGTGGAGTTCCTGCACGTGCCGGTCACCCGTGACACCAAGGCGGGGGCCGAGGAGCAGCTGTTGCGGCTCGTGGACGAGCACGCCATCGACCTGGTGGTGCTCGCCCGGTACATGCAGATCCTCTCCGACGACCTGTGCAAGGCGCTGGAGGGGCGGGCCATCAACATCCACCACTCGTTCCTGCCGAGCTTCGCCGGCGCCAAGCCCTACCACCAGGCCCACGCGCGGGGCGTCAAGCTCGTCGGCGCGACCGCCCACTACGTCACCGGGGACCTGGACGAGGGGCCCATCATCGAGCAGGAGGTGATCCGCGTGGACCACCGCCAGAGCGCCCGGGAACTCGTCCTCGTCGGCCGGGACGCCGAGCGGGTCGCGCTGGCCCGCGCGGTGAACTGGCACTGCCAGAACCGCGTCCTGCTGCACGGAAACCGGACGGTCGTCTTCAACTGA
- a CDS encoding trypsin-like serine peptidase → MTQHQHHDEPWRVRIDDVNGQWHGAGVLLDDRYVLTCAHVVKYAGGTSDTSEAPRPAARVRVRSVACVPEWTLDAQVVDGTWVYKGTQRGDVALLELAEEPGCGQRTTLWRAPISGGRVRAYGFPANVPNGLSADAELAGSGGAEGEWGQLKKLDPDGPWIVPGYSGAGVMALDGDFEDKVIGIVVAEYRDENARAAWILPTETILYYVDRIREFCDGEPGIALLGAPDNGNGTGDALLEDPLQRALTKELAGMLSGGSWSGAVVLVTGRATGPGSSWLVRLARTSDAAAPPADDRGVRSRTTGDTSLGFGAVDAAYDARGRSTDEVIKYLVRRFGIAHHTDSAPELVHVLTHRRPPACVIVDGVDQATDPQRLISDVLAPLARRARARGMRLVLGFEEPPPRDLPHDTSLDPTPLSGDGSEERVTPEKALEAVDRLARVEERAVRAKQTPANRFLEPPRLPVAQAPRLAVRLAVAGTADPGGELAAVARHARAAQEALAHYTDELRTMQSERTELGVTLDLYRGRAARLIGEEHREEGDLELVELYAAAARALHGVPVDLAAARRRVPRYVAAIDRRIEGDAAQ, encoded by the coding sequence ATGACACAGCATCAGCACCACGACGAGCCGTGGCGGGTGCGGATCGACGACGTGAACGGGCAGTGGCACGGCGCGGGGGTCCTGCTCGACGACCGGTACGTGCTGACGTGTGCGCACGTGGTGAAGTACGCCGGCGGCACATCCGACACGAGCGAGGCGCCCCGGCCCGCGGCGCGGGTGCGCGTACGCAGCGTGGCCTGTGTGCCGGAGTGGACGCTCGACGCCCAAGTCGTCGACGGCACCTGGGTGTACAAGGGCACGCAGCGCGGTGACGTCGCGCTCCTCGAACTGGCCGAGGAGCCGGGGTGCGGGCAGCGCACCACGCTGTGGAGGGCGCCGATCTCCGGGGGCAGGGTCCGTGCCTACGGATTCCCGGCGAACGTACCGAACGGTCTCAGCGCCGACGCGGAGCTGGCCGGGTCGGGCGGCGCGGAGGGCGAGTGGGGTCAGCTCAAGAAGCTGGACCCGGACGGCCCGTGGATCGTTCCGGGGTATTCGGGCGCCGGGGTGATGGCCCTGGACGGGGACTTCGAGGACAAGGTGATCGGCATCGTCGTCGCCGAGTACCGGGACGAGAACGCCAGGGCGGCCTGGATACTGCCCACCGAGACGATCTTGTATTACGTGGACCGGATCAGGGAGTTCTGCGACGGCGAGCCCGGCATCGCCCTGCTCGGCGCTCCCGACAACGGCAACGGGACGGGCGACGCACTGCTCGAGGATCCGCTGCAGCGCGCGCTGACGAAGGAGCTGGCCGGGATGCTGAGCGGCGGCTCCTGGTCGGGCGCCGTCGTCCTGGTGACGGGACGGGCCACAGGACCCGGCTCGTCGTGGTTGGTGCGTCTCGCCCGGACCTCGGACGCGGCGGCCCCGCCAGCCGACGACCGGGGCGTTCGCTCCCGCACCACGGGCGACACCTCGCTCGGATTCGGCGCCGTGGACGCCGCGTACGACGCACGGGGCCGGTCGACGGACGAGGTGATCAAGTATCTCGTCCGGCGTTTCGGGATCGCCCACCACACGGATTCCGCCCCGGAGTTGGTGCACGTCCTGACGCATCGGCGGCCGCCCGCCTGCGTGATCGTGGACGGCGTCGACCAGGCCACCGATCCCCAGCGGTTGATCTCCGACGTGCTGGCTCCGCTGGCGCGGCGGGCCCGCGCCCGCGGGATGCGGCTCGTCCTGGGCTTCGAGGAGCCACCGCCGCGCGACCTCCCGCACGACACGTCGCTCGATCCGACCCCGCTGTCCGGCGACGGATCGGAGGAGAGGGTGACTCCGGAAAAGGCCCTTGAGGCCGTCGACCGGCTCGCCCGGGTCGAGGAGCGTGCGGTGCGGGCGAAGCAGACGCCCGCGAACAGGTTCCTGGAGCCGCCGCGCCTGCCGGTGGCCCAGGCCCCGCGCCTGGCCGTCCGGCTCGCGGTGGCCGGCACCGCCGACCCTGGCGGTGAACTGGCCGCCGTGGCGCGGCACGCGCGGGCGGCCCAGGAGGCGCTGGCGCACTACACCGACGAGTTGCGGACGATGCAGAGCGAGCGCACGGAGCTCGGCGTCACCCTCGATCTGTACCGGGGTCGCGCCGCCCGGCTGATCGGCGAGGAGCACCGGGAGGAGGGGGACCTGGAGCTCGTGGAGCTGTACGCGGCCGCCGCGCGTGCCCTGCACGGCGTTCCCGTCGATCTCGCGGCGGCCAGGCGTCGCGTTCCCCGGTACGTCGCGGCGATCGACCGGCGCATCGAGGGCGATGCGGCGCAGTAG